From a region of the Apis mellifera strain DH4 linkage group LG2, Amel_HAv3.1, whole genome shotgun sequence genome:
- the LOC408673 gene encoding maspardin, with translation MSCTSELSRSQEYLSFRSSVPLRKIVVDADGTKGWKVYDSSPKTIKCPLICLPPVSGTADIFFKQVLGLAAKGYRIISAEPPVYWNVKEWCDGFRKLLDYMELDKVHLFGASLGGFLAQKFTEVNAHCPRVVSLVLCNSFTDTSVFSYNDSATIFWILPSLVLKKMLMGNFVTDKVDGEIVEAIDFMVERLESLTQPELASRLTMNCVNCYVQPQKICHLPITIIDVFDEYALSNSVREEVYKCYPNAKLAHLKSGGNFPYLSRAAEVNLHLQIHLRQFEGTEYAASERKKL, from the exons atgtcgtgTACGAGCGAGCTTTCTCGATCACAGGAATATCTCAGCTTTCGTAGTTCCGTCCCGCTTAGAAAAATCGTCGTTGACGCCGATGGTACTAAG gGATGGAAAGTATACGATTCTAGTCCAAAAACCATTAAATGTCCGCTTATATGTCTTCCACCGGTCAGTGGGACAGccgatatcttttttaaacaagTACTGGGCTTAGCAGCAAAAGGATACAGAATCATATCA gcTGAACCGCCCGTGTACTGGAACGTTAAAGAATGGTGTGATGGATTCAGAAAACTTTTGGATTACATGGAATTAGATAAGGTGCATCTTTTCGGCGCTTCATTAG gtgGATTTCTGGCGCAAAAATTCACCGAAGTGAATGCTCATTGTCCTAGAGTAGTATCGTTGGTTTTATGTAACTCGTTCACGGACACGTCGGTGTTCAGTTACAATGATTCCGCGACGAT CTTTTGGATTTTGCCATCGTTGgtattaaaaaagatgttaATGGGAAACTTTGTAACGGATAAAGTGGACGGAGAGATCGTTGAGGCGATTGATTTTATGGTAGAAAGA TTGGAAAGTTTAACGCAACCGGAATTAGCGTCTCGATTAACGATGAATTGCGTCAATTGTTACGTACAACCGCAAAAGATATGTCACTTGCCCATCACCATCATAGATGTTTTTGACGAGTACGCATTGTCCAACTCGGTGAGAGAGGAAGTGTATAAATGTTATCCAAATGCTAAATTGGCCCATTTAAAAAGTGGCGggaattttccatatttaagTCGAGCGGCAGaagtaaatttacatttacag ataCACTTAAGGCAGTTTGAAGGCACTGAATATGCTGcttctgaaagaaaaaaattataa